ACATTTCGGCGACATCACGATAAACCGCATACTGCTCCTCTTCAGTGGGCGGCCGGCGCTTTGCCAGATAAATGTACTCGGTACGAAACAAACCGACGCCACGCGCACCGTTTTCCCGGGCAACTTTCGCCTCAATGAGAAATTCGATGTTTGCCGACAGGTCAATCACCTTACCATCAAGCGTTACCGCCTCTTCTTCAACCAGCGCTTTAAGTGACGCTCGATGCGCTCGGTAACGCTCGATTTCGTTTTTGTATGTATTAAGACGGCTGGGTGTTGGGTTAACAAACACAACTCCCCGATAACCGTCGACAAACAGATCATCCCCATCTTTAACCTCACGCAGAATACCTTCTGCTCCTACTACCGCAGGTATTTCTTTAGCCTTTGCCATAATTGCGGTATGCGATGTTTTGCCCCCGGCTTCGAGAACCACAGCCGCAACTTTTCCCGGGTCAAGTAGCGCCGTCTCCGAAGGGGGTAACTCATGGGCAACTATTATCGAACCCGGCTCGAGCGTATGAATCGATGGCAACTCATCTCCCAGCAGTACTGAAAGTACTCGCGCTGAAACATCAGCAACATCAACAAACCGCTCGCGGAAAAAGGACAGTCCAGCTCGGCTTACATTGGCGGTAAGCTGTTTTAGAGTTTGTGTATAAGCGAATTCGGCGTTTCGTAAACGCTCACGGATGAACTGCTCAGTCTTCTTAAGTACCTCCTCATCGTTTAACACCGCCAGTTGCACATCGATAAAATCGGCAAAATCCCGCCCCATCTCTTTTTTCACCCGCTCTTTTAACTTCTGTAAATCATCATTCGTAATTTTAATCGCATCCCTGAATCGCTCAACCTCTTTTGTTACCTCTGCCGGAAAAATGGTTCTTTCCTCAACCTCTGGCAGATAAAGTCGATAAATAAAAACCTTGCCCCGGGCGAAACCCGCCGACACCGGAATTGACCGGATAATCCTTTCCCTTGGTTTCCCGCGCAAACGCGCATCCGCCGGTTTACGAATCATTCTTGGTCAACTTCTCCTTTAAAACCCGAAACGCCTCTTCCTCATCAACACCACTGACCTCGAGCGTTACAACACTTCCTTTCTCCGCGGCCAGAGTCAGAATTGCGAGAATACTCTTGCCATTAACCCAGATACCATCCTTGGCAAGCCTCACCCGCGATTGAAACTTTTCCGCAAGTCGGACAAACTCCGCTGCAGGCCGAGCATGAAGACCAACCGGACCGCCAATAATCAACTCTTCTTTAATCATCGCTCTCGGTGGTAAATATAATGTGCTACCTCTTAAGGTCAACAGTTACCATCAGCGCACTCGGGGCTTCTTTTACCTCCGTATCCGTCGCACCACAATGCCCGCCTCAACCAAAAAGGAGCGAGCAAAATCGTCCGGATAGTCTTCCGCGATAACAAACTCCCGGATACCCGCGTTGATCAACATCTTGGCACAGGTAATACAAGGTGCATGGGTGCAATAAAGAGTGGCTCCGGAAACACTGATACCAAATGCTGCCGCTTGAACCAGCGTATTCTGCTCGGCATGAATTCCCCGGCAAATCTCAATCCGCTCTCCGGCTGGAATCCTTAGTTCATCACGGAGACAACCCACTTTATCACAATGGGGCAATCCGTGCGGCGCCCCGTTGTAACCGGTACAGAGAATCCGTTTTTCCCGAACCAGAATTGCACCGACCTTTCGTCGTAAACAGGTCGACCGTTCTGATACAAGGCGGGCGATGGCGATAAAATACTCATCCCAGGTCTTACGCGGGCAGGATTGCAACCTGCTTCGGGTTGTCCTAAGATTTTCCCTGCCCTGTTTCTTCCCTTTTTCCCCTCTCATACCGCTCAGCGCACCAGTACCGCCTTAACCGTTTTCAACTGTCGGCTGGTTGAAAGCCGAACCCAGTAAACCCCGGCTGGAACTGTACGTCCTTGATTGTCGCGTCCATCCCACTGGACTCTGTAATTTCCCGAACGCTGTTCGCCAAATTCAAATCGGCGTACCAGCCTGCCCGAACGGTCAAACACCTCCAGACTTACTTGGTCCGCAAACGGTAAAGAGTAATGCAGGACCACTCTACTCTGAGCGGGGTTTTCCGCCACGCGCAGTGCCAGATGAACCGGCGATAACCCTGATACCCGGTTCTCTGCAATTCCAGTCTGGTAATCGGTGGAAAACTTAATTGCGTGACCTGGAACCCAGGGCGATGCCGCCCGATGATAGGTCCCATTGTAGAGTACCTGAATAAACCGAGCCCCAGCTTGGTTCTGAGTACCGACGGTTGCTGAATTTCCTGGATAGTTCGCAGTTAGATACTGAAAGGCAAATTTACAATTACCATCCCCACCCGCAAGCGTTGTATCATAAAGAATTATCTGGAACTTCTCCCATATGGTGTTTGGACTCCAGTAACGAACCGAATCCCATTCCACAATAAATCGGTGATTGACACTGTCGTGATAGTACCACACACCATTGCCACTGGGTGGATACAGGTCGTCCCAGTTCGCAGCCAGCAACGGCGGCATCGAACTATTGGGCAAACTGGTATTCTGGTAAGAAGTTGATGTTGTATATCCGGGCGCCAGCCAGCCGTTAGAACAAACTGAAATCTGAGTGTAGGGCTGTCCATAGAAGACAAAGGGACCAAATGAAGGGGGTAGATTTATCTGAACGATTTGGTCGTCGCTTAAAGTTAGCCTTGTACCGAGGTTTCTAATCTCCACCCAGTTGAACTCAGGATGTTCCGCATAAAGCGTATCAATTTCATCGTAAGCCCAATAAATTACCGGGTTGGCATTATCGGGAATCGGGTCAACGACTCGCAACTCACCAACCGTAACGATAAAACTGATACTATCAGAATAGCCGTTGCCTGATAGATAAAGTCTCATCTCCGCCTGGTGCTCCCGTGGTGTCTCGGGTGCGGCAACAACCTCAAATCGGTCAGCGCTGTTTGTGCGCACCGAATCGGGCAGAATCTCGCCAAAAAACCCGATTGAATCAACGACCGATACAAACGGGCTGGAAGTTCGAAGCGTACCGGTAACATTAGTTGCGGCCAGCCGACCAGCATTACGCAATGCCACGGTCAATGCCGCGCTCTCACCCGCGTCAAGTTTCCCATCCCCATTACCTCCAGGTGGTGAATCGATTACCGTTTTATTCTGGAAAACCAACGCTGGTGCATTAACAACCACCCCTTCAATCGCATCAAGGTCGTAATTCTGCCCTGCATCGTTCAGTCGAACGAACTTTGCGATATTAATACCGGCGCTGGCGAGGTCGCAGGCGATGTTTCCAGAGCCATAAGCACAGAACGACCAGGGTCCATTCCACTCACTCGACACAAACACCGAACAGGGCTTGTTGGTAGTAGAATAGACCGTAAAATCGGTACCAGGTCCGTTTATTATCTCTTCGGAAAGTTCAATAACCGCCATACCACGCGTGGTTAAACTCAGCGTGCTGTTATCCCTTCTGCCCAGAGCCGCAAGCCCCATTGTTGAACCCGCACCGGTCGAACTCTTGCAAATCCAGGTGGTAACCTTGTAACCGGTAATTGGCGTGGTCGAATCGGGATTCAATGCCACATTGACCACAACAAA
The nucleotide sequence above comes from candidate division WOR-3 bacterium. Encoded proteins:
- the ptsP gene encoding phosphoenolpyruvate--protein phosphotransferase — protein: MIRKPADARLRGKPRERIIRSIPVSAGFARGKVFIYRLYLPEVEERTIFPAEVTKEVERFRDAIKITNDDLQKLKERVKKEMGRDFADFIDVQLAVLNDEEVLKKTEQFIRERLRNAEFAYTQTLKQLTANVSRAGLSFFRERFVDVADVSARVLSVLLGDELPSIHTLEPGSIIVAHELPPSETALLDPGKVAAVVLEAGGKTSHTAIMAKAKEIPAVVGAEGILREVKDGDDLFVDGYRGVVFVNPTPSRLNTYKNEIERYRAHRASLKALVEEEAVTLDGKVIDLSANIEFLIEAKVARENGARGVGLFRTEYIYLAKRRPPTEEEQYAVYRDVAEMFKPYPVIVRTFDLGGDKVIPGYSEANPFLGWRAIRVCLDDPMLFKTQLRAILRASSHGNVKMMFPMIATIEELRRAKLLLEEAKKELRRAGKGFNEQIEVGVMVETPSAALLAQQFARECNFLSIGSNDLTQYTLAVDRGNELVAKLFDHLHPAVLQLIKQTIDAAHRQGIWVGMCGEFGADPLGIVLLLGMGIDEISVVPGMIPEAKNIIRSVDTTIAREVASQALELSTALEVERLLYRELHRRFPKLAQSLFAIGERKK
- a CDS encoding HPr family phosphocarrier protein; this translates as MIKEELIIGGPVGLHARPAAEFVRLAEKFQSRVRLAKDGIWVNGKSILAILTLAAEKGSVVTLEVSGVDEEEAFRVLKEKLTKNDS
- a CDS encoding cytidine deaminase, whose protein sequence is MRGEKGKKQGRENLRTTRSRLQSCPRKTWDEYFIAIARLVSERSTCLRRKVGAILVREKRILCTGYNGAPHGLPHCDKVGCLRDELRIPAGERIEICRGIHAEQNTLVQAAAFGISVSGATLYCTHAPCITCAKMLINAGIREFVIAEDYPDDFARSFLVEAGIVVRRIRR